A genomic region of Xanthomonas campestris pv. phormiicola contains the following coding sequences:
- a CDS encoding TauD/TfdA family dioxygenase: MARASTATRPAPATSAVRIEPFAAPLGAQVLGLDLAQPLDAATFALLHRAHLHYHVLVFRDQRITPAQQVAFSRRFGPLQIHVLRQFQLREQPEVLVVSNIKENGQPIGLGDAGLYWHSDLSYKPTPSLGSMLLAQELPAEGGDTLFANQHLAWDTLTPDLQRAVDGRLAEHSYLAKYEELRARNPWRPALTQAQIDEVAPVRHPVVRTHPETGRRALFVSEHFTTRIVGLPQAESDALLQALFAHSSADPLVYRHRWQAHDMVFWDNRSVTHLAGGTPDHLRRRLHRTTIEGDVPF, from the coding sequence ATGGCACGCGCCTCCACCGCAACACGGCCTGCCCCCGCGACATCGGCAGTCCGCATCGAACCGTTCGCCGCGCCGCTGGGCGCGCAGGTGCTGGGCCTGGACCTGGCGCAGCCACTGGACGCGGCCACGTTCGCGCTGCTGCATCGCGCGCACCTGCACTACCACGTGCTGGTGTTCCGCGACCAGCGCATCACCCCGGCGCAGCAGGTGGCCTTCAGCCGCCGCTTCGGCCCGCTGCAGATCCACGTGCTGCGCCAGTTCCAGTTGCGCGAGCAGCCGGAAGTGCTGGTGGTGTCCAACATCAAGGAGAACGGCCAGCCGATCGGGCTGGGCGACGCCGGGCTCTACTGGCACTCGGACCTGTCGTACAAGCCGACCCCGAGCCTGGGCTCGATGCTGCTGGCGCAGGAGCTGCCGGCCGAGGGCGGCGACACCTTGTTCGCCAACCAGCACCTGGCCTGGGACACGCTGACGCCGGACCTGCAGCGCGCGGTCGACGGCCGCCTGGCCGAGCACAGCTACCTGGCCAAATACGAGGAGCTGCGCGCGCGCAATCCGTGGCGGCCGGCGCTGACCCAGGCGCAGATCGACGAGGTGGCGCCGGTGCGCCACCCGGTCGTGCGCACCCACCCGGAAACCGGACGCCGCGCGCTGTTCGTCAGCGAGCATTTCACCACCCGCATCGTCGGCCTGCCGCAGGCCGAAAGCGATGCGCTGCTGCAGGCGCTGTTCGCGCACAGCAGCGCCGATCCGCTGGTCTACCGGCATCGCTGGCAGGCGCACGACATGGTGTTCTGGGACAACCGCTCGGTCACCCACCTGGCCGGCGGCACCCCGGACCATCTGCGCCGGCGCCTGCACCGCACCACCATCGAGGGCGACGTGCCGTTCTAG
- a CDS encoding ABC transporter substrate-binding protein, whose product MTAFDSPAFPATAPPAAASRRLRWFAAALLAIALLHGQSAHAEGRLRIAKQYGIVYLLLDVAQQQKLIEKHGKAAGIDIVVETVQLSGGAAANDALLSGSIDVAGAGVGPLFTLWDRTRGRQNVRGVASLGNFPYYLISNDPRIKTLDDFGPRDRIAVPAVGVSVQSRLLQHACAQRWGEKAYNRLDTQQVALPHPDAAAAIIRGGTEITAHFASPPFQEQELARNPKAHIVLDSYAIEGGPTSATVLYATEKFRRDNPRTYQAFVAALAEAASFVQRQPEQAADLFVRANGGKIDRALVLRILKDPKVQFRTAPQNTLKLGQFLYRIGAIKQAPGAVKDYFFDSAQVAGGS is encoded by the coding sequence ATGACCGCTTTCGATTCGCCCGCTTTCCCGGCCACCGCGCCGCCCGCCGCCGCGTCGCGGCGGCTGCGCTGGTTCGCCGCCGCGCTGCTCGCCATCGCGCTGCTGCACGGCCAGTCCGCGCATGCCGAAGGCCGGCTGCGCATCGCCAAGCAGTACGGCATCGTCTACCTGCTGCTGGACGTGGCCCAGCAGCAGAAGCTGATCGAGAAGCACGGCAAGGCCGCCGGCATCGACATCGTGGTGGAAACCGTGCAACTGTCCGGCGGCGCCGCCGCCAACGACGCGTTGCTGTCCGGCTCGATCGATGTGGCCGGCGCCGGGGTCGGCCCGCTGTTCACGCTGTGGGACCGCACCCGCGGCCGCCAGAACGTGCGCGGCGTGGCCTCGCTGGGCAACTTCCCCTATTACCTGATCAGCAACGATCCGCGGATCAAGACCCTGGACGACTTCGGCCCGCGCGACCGCATCGCGGTACCGGCGGTCGGCGTGTCGGTGCAGTCGCGGCTGCTGCAGCACGCCTGCGCGCAGCGCTGGGGCGAGAAGGCCTACAACCGGCTGGATACGCAGCAGGTGGCGTTGCCGCATCCGGACGCGGCCGCGGCGATCATCCGCGGCGGCACCGAGATCACCGCGCACTTCGCCAGCCCGCCGTTCCAGGAGCAGGAACTGGCGCGCAATCCGAAGGCGCACATCGTGCTCGACTCGTACGCGATCGAAGGCGGCCCCACCTCGGCCACGGTGCTGTACGCCACCGAGAAGTTCCGCCGCGACAACCCCAGGACCTACCAGGCCTTCGTCGCCGCGCTGGCCGAGGCGGCCAGCTTCGTGCAGCGCCAGCCGGAGCAGGCGGCGGACCTGTTCGTGCGCGCCAACGGCGGCAAGATCGATCGCGCGCTGGTGCTGCGCATCCTCAAGGACCCGAAGGTGCAGTTCAGGACCGCGCCGCAGAACACGCTCAAGCTCGGCCAGTTCCTGTACCGGATCGGCGCGATCAAGCAGGCGCCCGGCGCGGTCAAGGACTATTTCTTCGACAGCGCGCAAGTCGCCGGAGGCAGCTGA
- a CDS encoding ABC transporter ATP-binding protein yields the protein MSAFALTPAPLLQVERVSLEYATGQRVVRATHQVSFDVYAADRLVLLGPSGCGKSTLLKAIAGFVTPSEGQIRLDGQTLRAPGPDRVVVFQEFDQLAPWKTVRQNVAFGLRAARKLGRREAAERADHYLQKVGLSAFADAYPHTLSGGMKQRVAIARALAMQPRVLLMDEPFAALDALTRQRMQEQVLDLWDELRFTLLFVTHSIDEALLVGNRIVLLSPHPGQVRAELNSHGFGPASLGSAPFQQAAQRIHRLLFDPPGDDACAAEAAAGNVAPLRRRAPLREVAP from the coding sequence ATGAGCGCATTCGCCTTGACCCCGGCGCCGCTGCTGCAGGTCGAGCGGGTCAGCCTGGAGTACGCCACCGGGCAGCGCGTGGTGCGCGCCACGCACCAGGTCAGCTTCGACGTGTACGCCGCCGACCGCCTGGTGCTGCTCGGCCCGTCGGGCTGCGGCAAGTCGACCCTGCTCAAGGCCATCGCCGGCTTCGTCACGCCCAGCGAGGGGCAGATCCGCCTGGACGGACAGACGCTGCGCGCGCCGGGACCGGACCGGGTGGTGGTGTTCCAGGAATTCGACCAGCTGGCGCCGTGGAAGACGGTGCGCCAGAACGTCGCCTTCGGCCTGCGTGCGGCGCGCAAGCTGGGCCGACGCGAAGCGGCCGAGCGCGCGGACCACTACCTGCAGAAGGTCGGGTTGTCCGCGTTCGCCGACGCCTATCCGCACACCTTGTCCGGCGGCATGAAGCAGCGTGTGGCGATCGCGCGGGCGCTGGCGATGCAGCCGCGCGTGCTGCTGATGGACGAGCCGTTCGCCGCGCTCGACGCGCTGACCCGCCAGCGCATGCAGGAACAGGTGCTGGACCTGTGGGACGAGTTGCGCTTCACCCTGCTGTTCGTGACCCATTCGATCGACGAGGCCTTGCTGGTGGGCAATCGCATCGTGCTGCTGTCGCCGCATCCGGGCCAGGTCCGCGCCGAACTCAACAGCCATGGCTTCGGCCCGGCCAGTCTCGGCAGTGCGCCGTTCCAGCAGGCCGCGCAGCGCATCCACCGGCTGCTGTTCGATCCGCCCGGCGACGACGCCTGTGCCGCTGAGGCGGCCGCCGGCAACGTGGCGCCGTTGCGCCGGCGCGCGCCGCTGCGCGAGGTCGCGCCATGA
- a CDS encoding ABC transporter permease, with protein sequence MSVTAPLRPPIRAEYERPVVAYVATASTLALPRRQLPDWLRQALILLALAGLWEAAAHWLHDDLLLPGVVQTARAFADGLWSGELPGRVGASLHMLAQGYALGVALAFALTALAVSTRIGRDLLGTLTAMFNPLPAIALLPLALLWFGLGNGSLVFVLVHAVLWPLALNTYAGFQGVPETLRMAGRNYGLHGLRYVVAILVPAALPAILSGLKIAWAFAWRTLIAAELVFGATSGQGGLGWYIFQNRNELYTDRVFAGLAMVILLGLLVEGAGFHVLERLTVRRWGMQR encoded by the coding sequence ATGAGCGTCACCGCGCCGCTGCGGCCGCCGATCCGCGCCGAGTACGAACGCCCGGTCGTTGCCTACGTCGCGACCGCATCGACGCTGGCGTTGCCGCGGCGGCAGCTGCCGGACTGGCTGCGCCAGGCGCTGATCCTGCTCGCGCTGGCCGGATTGTGGGAAGCGGCGGCGCACTGGCTGCACGACGACCTGCTGCTGCCGGGCGTCGTGCAGACCGCACGCGCGTTCGCCGACGGGCTGTGGTCGGGCGAACTGCCCGGCCGCGTCGGCGCCTCGCTGCACATGCTCGCGCAAGGCTATGCGCTGGGCGTGGCGCTGGCCTTCGCGTTGACCGCGCTGGCGGTCTCGACCCGGATCGGCCGCGACCTGCTGGGCACGCTGACCGCGATGTTCAATCCGCTGCCGGCGATCGCCTTGCTGCCGCTGGCCTTGCTGTGGTTCGGCCTGGGCAACGGCAGCCTGGTGTTCGTGCTGGTGCACGCGGTGCTGTGGCCGCTGGCGCTGAACACCTATGCCGGCTTCCAGGGCGTGCCGGAAACGCTGCGCATGGCCGGGCGCAACTATGGGTTGCACGGGTTGCGCTACGTGGTCGCGATCCTGGTGCCGGCGGCGCTGCCTGCGATCCTGTCCGGCCTGAAGATCGCCTGGGCCTTCGCCTGGCGCACCCTGATCGCCGCCGAGCTGGTGTTCGGCGCCACCTCCGGCCAGGGCGGCCTGGGCTGGTACATCTTCCAGAACCGCAACGAGCTGTACACCGATCGCGTGTTCGCCGGGCTGGCGATGGTGATCCTGCTCGGCCTGCTGGTGGAAGGCGCCGGCTTCCATGTGCTGGAACGGCTCACCGTGCGTCGCTGGGGCATGCAGCGCTGA
- a CDS encoding endonuclease: MPASQIPPHSASAAASEIAARNGVPYLACILAETRSGPYYIATAPTPQALDGLGKTLRERNSVRGQTEDPVAILAVWYEECENEVAALLRAAEISRLSHCWQRGLIESSNPQWLDLSGLCIGFPLIVTLPEYKGLSYHLVTDL, from the coding sequence ATGCCGGCAAGCCAGATCCCACCGCACAGCGCGTCTGCCGCAGCCAGCGAGATCGCCGCGCGCAACGGCGTGCCGTACCTGGCCTGCATCCTGGCCGAGACCCGCAGCGGCCCGTACTACATCGCCACCGCACCGACGCCGCAGGCGCTGGATGGGCTGGGCAAGACCCTGCGCGAGCGCAACAGCGTGCGCGGGCAAACCGAAGATCCGGTCGCGATTCTCGCGGTGTGGTACGAGGAGTGCGAAAACGAAGTCGCCGCGTTGCTCCGCGCCGCGGAGATCTCCCGGCTCAGCCATTGCTGGCAGCGCGGCCTGATCGAATCGTCCAATCCGCAGTGGCTCGACCTGAGCGGCCTGTGCATCGGCTTTCCGCTGATCGTCACCCTGCCCGAGTACAAGGGCTTGAGCTACCACCTGGTGACCGACCTGTAG
- a CDS encoding Hemin transport protein — MGKAAPATTDATRIAASAPLPRPAQLAALGTVLCLYRAQLGTELMGWNHALRVGAQLGVDSDGLLESLCFYDRQERCCWRLYLLPDSDFVAWDALLSALPAVHGGSADAGVAERLWRRVAGRLSGDSWRARALRLHASDGELAASVASVSPLGASIARRIARLEAAEGEVLVDECCCARAGRPAARPDPERPWPLLRL; from the coding sequence ATGGGCAAGGCGGCGCCAGCGACCACCGACGCGACCCGGATCGCCGCATCCGCGCCGCTGCCGCGCCCGGCGCAGCTGGCGGCGCTGGGTACCGTGCTATGCCTGTACCGCGCGCAGCTGGGCACCGAGCTGATGGGCTGGAACCATGCGCTGCGCGTCGGCGCGCAGCTCGGCGTGGACAGCGACGGACTGCTCGAAAGCCTGTGTTTCTACGATCGCCAGGAACGCTGCTGCTGGCGCCTGTACCTGCTGCCGGACAGCGATTTCGTCGCCTGGGACGCGTTGCTGTCGGCGTTGCCTGCGGTCCACGGCGGCAGCGCCGATGCCGGTGTCGCCGAACGCCTGTGGCGGCGCGTGGCCGGCCGCCTCAGCGGCGACAGCTGGCGCGCACGCGCGTTGCGCCTGCATGCCAGCGACGGCGAACTGGCGGCCAGCGTCGCCAGCGTGTCGCCGCTGGGCGCCAGCATCGCCCGGCGCATCGCGCGGCTGGAGGCGGCCGAGGGCGAAGTGCTGGTCGACGAGTGCTGCTGCGCCCGCGCCGGACGGCCTGCCGCGCGCCCCGATCCGGAGCGGCCGTGGCCGTTGCTGCGCCTGTAG
- a CDS encoding TonB-dependent hemoglobin/transferrin/lactoferrin family receptor, which yields MIRTAPLTGALWLALAACAHAAPVDATDAVDATSSATPRDFDRLQVTATRTQRAIVEVPSSVDVIDREQMDQELVYDLKDLLRYSPGVSVTGNSGRFSGIGGIRIRGLDGNRVLIQTDGIPVADTFSFGSYLNANRNFVDMETLKRVEIVRGPASSLYGSDALGGVVAYVTKDPADYLAPGKTSYVGLKFGYESEWDGLFAGALVAFGGERWSGMAAVSHRQGQESETQGDNRSTGAARTAPNPLSNDGRSLLSKLVYAPSANQRFKLTVEGNEDYSSIDALSNVTSSILSQRGRDHQTRARVSLAHEVDQLDTLLADDLQWQLYRQDSESLQRTDERRSNNTLRHMEHDFDQRLYGLQANLHKQVDQGRVVHEVSYGIDLSWSDTHEKRDGYAQNLTTGAISKTVGVETFPVRDFPVTETTKAGAYLQDEMRLADGRFSLIPGLRVDYYRLSPQVDAIFAADNPGVAAEKVTDSNVSPKLGAIWRIDDAWSLYANYAHGFRAPPYNDVNIGFTNLQFGYTAIANPDLKPETSKGAELGLRYTATAGYFGLSGYYNDYRDFIESYSFVGYNADGLMLYQSRNVDHVVIKGVEAKAGVDFGALSARWDGWSLHSSAAYARGDNKTDATPLNSIDPLRGVLGLAYDRQSWGAQLVGSFVAKQKRPASATYYTPSGYATLDLLAHWNFTPGAKLNVGVFNLADRRYIDWNTLPSATLASSAVLDRYTGAGRNVSVSLALDW from the coding sequence ATGATCCGTACCGCTCCGCTCACCGGCGCGCTGTGGCTGGCCCTGGCCGCCTGCGCGCATGCCGCTCCCGTCGACGCCACCGATGCCGTCGATGCAACCAGTTCCGCCACGCCGCGCGACTTCGACCGCCTGCAGGTCACCGCCACGCGCACCCAGCGCGCCATCGTCGAGGTGCCCAGCAGCGTCGATGTGATCGATCGCGAGCAGATGGACCAGGAGCTGGTGTACGACCTGAAGGACCTGCTGCGCTACAGCCCCGGCGTCTCGGTCACCGGCAACAGCGGCCGCTTCAGCGGCATCGGCGGCATCCGCATCCGCGGCCTGGACGGCAACCGCGTGCTGATCCAGACCGACGGCATCCCGGTCGCGGACACCTTCAGCTTCGGCAGCTATCTCAACGCCAACCGCAACTTCGTCGACATGGAAACGCTCAAGCGGGTCGAGATCGTGCGCGGCCCGGCCAGCTCGCTGTACGGCTCCGATGCGCTCGGCGGCGTGGTCGCCTACGTGACCAAGGATCCGGCCGACTATCTGGCGCCGGGCAAGACCAGCTACGTGGGCCTGAAGTTCGGCTACGAAAGCGAATGGGACGGCCTGTTCGCCGGCGCGCTGGTCGCGTTCGGCGGCGAGCGCTGGAGCGGCATGGCCGCGGTCAGCCACCGCCAGGGCCAGGAAAGCGAGACCCAGGGCGACAACCGCAGCACCGGCGCGGCGCGCACCGCGCCCAATCCGCTCAGCAACGACGGCCGCAGCCTGCTCAGCAAGCTGGTCTACGCGCCGAGCGCGAACCAGCGCTTCAAGCTGACCGTGGAAGGCAACGAGGACTACTCCAGCATCGATGCGCTGAGCAACGTCACCTCCAGCATCCTGTCGCAGCGCGGCCGCGACCATCAGACCCGCGCCCGCGTGTCGCTGGCCCACGAAGTGGACCAGCTCGACACGCTGCTCGCCGACGACCTGCAGTGGCAGCTGTACCGGCAGGACAGCGAAAGCCTGCAGCGCACCGACGAGCGCCGCAGCAACAACACCCTGCGGCACATGGAGCACGACTTCGACCAGCGCCTGTACGGGCTGCAGGCCAACCTGCACAAGCAGGTGGACCAGGGCCGCGTGGTCCACGAGGTCAGCTACGGCATCGACCTGTCGTGGAGCGACACCCACGAAAAGCGCGACGGCTACGCGCAGAACCTGACCACCGGCGCGATCAGCAAGACGGTGGGCGTGGAGACGTTCCCGGTGCGCGATTTCCCGGTCACCGAGACCACCAAGGCCGGCGCCTACCTGCAGGACGAGATGCGCCTGGCCGACGGCCGCTTCAGCCTGATCCCGGGCCTGCGCGTGGACTACTACCGGCTGTCGCCGCAGGTCGATGCGATCTTCGCCGCCGACAACCCCGGCGTGGCCGCGGAGAAGGTCACCGACAGCAACGTCTCGCCCAAGCTCGGCGCGATCTGGCGCATCGACGACGCCTGGTCGCTGTACGCCAACTACGCGCACGGTTTCCGCGCGCCGCCGTACAACGACGTCAACATCGGCTTCACCAATCTGCAGTTCGGCTACACCGCCATCGCCAATCCGGACCTGAAACCGGAGACCAGCAAGGGCGCCGAACTGGGCCTGCGCTACACCGCCACGGCGGGCTATTTCGGGCTGAGCGGCTACTACAACGACTACCGCGACTTCATCGAGTCCTACAGCTTCGTCGGCTACAACGCCGACGGCCTGATGCTGTACCAGTCGCGCAACGTCGATCACGTGGTGATCAAGGGCGTGGAGGCCAAGGCCGGCGTCGATTTCGGCGCGCTGTCCGCGCGCTGGGACGGCTGGTCGCTGCATTCCAGCGCCGCCTATGCGCGCGGCGACAACAAGACCGACGCCACGCCGCTGAACTCGATCGATCCGCTGCGCGGCGTGCTCGGCCTGGCCTACGATCGCCAGAGCTGGGGCGCGCAACTGGTCGGCAGCTTCGTGGCCAAGCAGAAACGCCCGGCGTCGGCGACGTACTACACGCCGTCCGGCTACGCGACGCTGGATCTGCTCGCGCACTGGAACTTCACGCCCGGCGCCAAGCTCAACGTCGGCGTGTTCAACCTGGCCGATCGCCGCTACATCGACTGGAACACCCTGCCCAGCGCGACCCTGGCCAGCAGCGCGGTGCTGGACCGCTACACCGGCGCCGGACGCAACGTCTCGGTCAGCCTGGCGCTGGACTGGTAG
- a CDS encoding hemin uptake protein HemP, whose amino-acid sequence MTAQPVLLRHPETLSLRERALPRAVPVEETISSEALLKGRREVLIQHGDRVYRLRHTSNDKLILTK is encoded by the coding sequence ATGACCGCTCAACCCGTCCTGTTGCGTCACCCCGAAACCCTGAGCCTGCGCGAGCGTGCGCTGCCGCGCGCGGTCCCGGTGGAAGAGACGATCAGCAGCGAAGCGCTGCTGAAAGGGCGCCGCGAAGTGCTGATCCAGCACGGCGACCGCGTCTATCGCCTGCGCCATACCAGCAACGACAAGCTGATCCTGACCAAGTAA
- a CDS encoding aldo/keto reductase: MHYRRLGATGLQLSALSFGAWITFGGQIGRDEARNLIAAAWDHGVNFFDNAEVYAQGRAEQVMGDVIADLRLPRDGYCVSSKVYFGAVDAPRPTQRGLSRKHVTDACHAALKRLRVEYLDLYYCHRPDADTPVEETVRAMDALVRQGKVLYWGTSEWPAERIREAAQVAQALGLQGPSMEQPQYNLLHRQRVEQEYAPLYAELGLGTTIWSPLASGLLTGKYNDGIDPASRLGQAGNAWLHDEVIGPPAQRRVQRARRFTALAAAEGVAPAALAIAWCLRNPHVSTVILGASRVAQLLENFDALPLATREDPAWWAQVEAAVA, encoded by the coding sequence ATGCATTACCGTCGCCTTGGCGCCACCGGGCTGCAGCTGTCGGCGCTGTCGTTCGGCGCCTGGATCACCTTCGGCGGACAGATCGGCCGCGACGAAGCGCGCAACCTGATCGCCGCCGCGTGGGACCACGGGGTCAACTTCTTCGACAATGCCGAGGTCTACGCGCAGGGCCGCGCCGAGCAGGTGATGGGCGATGTGATCGCCGACCTGCGGCTGCCGCGCGACGGCTATTGCGTGTCCAGCAAGGTGTACTTCGGTGCGGTCGACGCACCGCGCCCGACCCAGCGCGGGCTCTCGCGCAAGCACGTCACCGACGCCTGCCATGCCGCGCTGAAGCGGCTGCGCGTGGAGTATCTGGACCTGTACTACTGCCATCGTCCCGACGCCGACACGCCGGTGGAGGAAACCGTGCGCGCGATGGACGCGCTGGTGCGGCAGGGCAAGGTGCTGTACTGGGGCACCTCCGAATGGCCGGCCGAACGCATCCGCGAAGCGGCGCAGGTGGCGCAGGCGCTCGGCCTGCAGGGGCCGTCGATGGAGCAGCCGCAGTACAACCTGCTGCACCGCCAGCGCGTGGAGCAGGAATACGCGCCGCTGTACGCCGAGCTCGGCCTGGGCACCACGATCTGGTCGCCGCTGGCCTCGGGCCTGCTGACCGGCAAGTACAACGACGGCATCGACCCGGCCTCGCGCCTGGGCCAGGCCGGCAACGCCTGGCTGCACGACGAAGTGATCGGGCCGCCCGCGCAGCGCCGCGTGCAGCGCGCACGCCGTTTCACCGCGCTGGCGGCCGCCGAAGGCGTGGCGCCGGCGGCGCTGGCGATCGCCTGGTGCCTGCGCAATCCGCACGTGTCCACGGTGATCCTCGGCGCCAGCCGCGTCGCGCAGTTGCTCGAGAACTTCGACGCGCTGCCGCTGGCCACGCGCGAAGACCCGGCATGGTGGGCGCAGGTCGAGGCGGCGGTGGCCTGA
- a CDS encoding NupC/NupG family nucleoside CNT transporter: MVEGLGRIGFGLFGLAVLIGITWLCSNNKRAVDWKLVATGLILQIGFASLVLLVPGGRQVFDWLGQLFVKVLSFVNEGSGFIFGSLMDTKTYGFIFAFQVLPTIIFFSALMGVLYHLGVMQAVVRVMAWAITKVMRVSGAETTSVCASVFIGQTEAPLTVRPYIPKMTESELLTMMIGGMAHIAGGVLAAYVGMLGGTDPAEQAFYAKHLLAASIMAAPATLVVAKLLIPETGTPLTRGTVKMEVEKTTSNIIDAAAAGAGDGLRLALNIGAMLLAFIALIALVNAPLTWIGDVTGLAAAIGRPTNLSTIFGYVLAPIAWVIGTPWADATTVGSLIGQKVVINEFVAYSELAQIVKGQVPGMSLSSEGRLIATYALCGFANFSSIAIQIGGIGGLAPERRHDLARFGLRAVLGGSIATFMTATIAGVLSHFG, encoded by the coding sequence ATGGTCGAGGGTTTGGGGAGGATCGGCTTCGGCCTGTTCGGGTTGGCGGTGTTGATCGGGATCACCTGGCTGTGCTCGAACAACAAGCGCGCCGTGGATTGGAAGCTGGTCGCGACCGGCCTGATCCTGCAGATCGGCTTCGCCTCGCTGGTGCTGCTGGTGCCCGGCGGACGCCAGGTCTTCGACTGGCTGGGGCAGCTGTTCGTGAAGGTGCTGAGCTTCGTCAACGAAGGTTCCGGCTTCATCTTCGGCAGCCTGATGGACACCAAGACCTACGGCTTCATCTTCGCCTTCCAGGTGCTGCCGACGATCATCTTCTTCTCCGCGCTGATGGGCGTGCTCTACCACCTGGGGGTGATGCAGGCGGTGGTGCGGGTGATGGCCTGGGCGATCACCAAGGTGATGCGCGTGTCCGGCGCGGAGACCACCAGCGTCTGCGCCAGCGTGTTCATCGGCCAGACCGAGGCGCCGCTGACGGTGCGCCCGTACATCCCGAAGATGACCGAGTCCGAGCTGCTGACGATGATGATCGGCGGCATGGCGCACATCGCCGGCGGCGTGCTGGCCGCCTACGTGGGCATGCTCGGCGGCACCGACCCGGCGGAACAGGCGTTCTACGCCAAGCACCTGCTGGCGGCGAGCATCATGGCCGCGCCGGCCACGCTGGTGGTGGCCAAGCTGCTGATTCCGGAAACCGGCACGCCGCTGACCCGCGGCACGGTCAAGATGGAAGTGGAGAAGACCACCAGCAACATCATCGACGCCGCCGCCGCCGGTGCCGGCGACGGCCTGCGCCTGGCGCTGAACATCGGCGCGATGCTGCTGGCCTTCATCGCCCTGATCGCGCTGGTCAACGCGCCGCTGACCTGGATCGGCGACGTCACCGGCCTGGCCGCGGCGATCGGCCGCCCGACCAACCTGTCGACCATCTTCGGCTATGTACTGGCGCCGATCGCCTGGGTGATCGGCACGCCGTGGGCGGATGCGACCACGGTCGGCTCGCTGATCGGGCAGAAGGTCGTGATCAACGAATTCGTCGCCTACAGCGAGCTGGCGCAGATCGTCAAAGGCCAGGTCCCGGGCATGAGCCTGAGCAGCGAAGGCCGGCTGATCGCCACCTACGCGCTGTGCGGCTTCGCCAACTTCAGCTCGATCGCGATCCAGATCGGCGGCATCGGCGGCCTGGCCCCCGAGCGCCGCCACGACCTGGCGCGGTTCGGCCTGCGCGCGGTGCTGGGCGGCTCGATCGCCACCTTCATGACCGCCACCATCGCCGGCGTGCTGTCGCACTTCGGCTGA
- a CDS encoding ribokinase, translated as MSSVIVVGSFNVDHVWRCETLPAPGATIAGRYSTGPGGKGFNQAVAAARAGARTTFVCALGDDAGGAMARALAAQDGIDLAAEASTEPTGTGGIYVDGHGRNTIVIGAGANAALSLGFVQAQRALLGSARVLLAQLESPIETIEATLALARETGLTTVLNAAPANAQTSIGLLKLADVLTPNETEFAALLARHVGERVDADDVAATDGGSLHALCRKLLPGGTVVVTLGSVGAFISHPEERQRGDVQPYYRIGAEAAHTVDTTGAGDAFNGALAASLAQSPNAGFATHVRFANHYAARSTEAEGAAASMPRLVPDAG; from the coding sequence ATGAGTTCGGTCATCGTCGTCGGTTCGTTCAATGTCGACCACGTCTGGCGCTGCGAGACCCTGCCCGCCCCGGGCGCGACCATCGCCGGCCGCTACAGCACCGGCCCCGGCGGCAAGGGCTTCAACCAGGCGGTGGCGGCGGCGCGCGCCGGCGCCCGCACCACCTTCGTGTGCGCGCTCGGCGACGACGCCGGCGGCGCGATGGCGCGTGCGCTGGCCGCGCAGGACGGCATCGACCTGGCCGCCGAGGCCAGCACCGAGCCGACCGGCACCGGCGGCATCTACGTCGACGGCCACGGCCGCAACACCATCGTCATCGGCGCCGGCGCCAACGCCGCGCTGAGCCTGGGCTTCGTGCAGGCGCAACGCGCGCTGCTGGGCTCGGCGCGGGTGCTGCTGGCGCAGCTGGAATCGCCGATCGAGACCATCGAGGCGACCCTGGCGCTGGCGCGCGAGACCGGCCTGACCACGGTGCTCAACGCGGCGCCGGCCAATGCGCAGACCAGCATCGGCCTGCTCAAGCTGGCCGACGTGCTGACCCCGAACGAGACCGAGTTCGCCGCGCTGCTGGCGCGCCACGTCGGCGAGCGCGTGGATGCCGACGACGTCGCCGCCACCGATGGCGGCAGCCTGCACGCGCTGTGCCGCAAGCTGCTGCCCGGCGGCACCGTGGTGGTGACGCTGGGTTCGGTCGGCGCGTTCATCTCGCACCCCGAAGAGCGCCAGCGCGGCGATGTGCAGCCGTACTACCGGATCGGCGCCGAGGCGGCGCACACCGTGGACACCACCGGCGCCGGCGATGCGTTCAACGGCGCGCTGGCGGCCTCGCTGGCGCAATCGCCGAACGCCGGCTTCGCCACCCATGTGCGCTTCGCCAACCACTACGCGGCGCGTTCGACCGAGGCCGAGGGCGCGGCCGCGTCGATGCCGCGGCTGGTGCCGGACGCCGGCTGA